The genomic segment atgtctgtgagttcgaggccagcctggtctatggagcaagttcctGAACAACCAGAGCtattatatagaaaaacaaaaacaagcaaaaaaacaaaaacatcaccaccaccaacaacaaaaaaaaaaaacagaatgggaTTGGAAGCCAGGTACGGTGACATGAcatacacttttaattccagcactggggagacaaaggcaggcagatctctgtgagtttgaggccagcctggtctacagagggttCTAGGACAGCTGAATACTCTACAATGAACTCTAACCTCAGTGTTTTCAGTTTTGGACACGGGGTGTCACTGTTTGCCTTATTTAGTGTTTTACTCACTTGTCAGCCAGGCAGGCCCTACCTTATCACCCAGAACGGCTGGGACTACAGGGCTGGCTGTACACTGGGCTCCCTGGCTCAGTGATTTTAACCAATGTCTGCAATCCAGCACTGTGCACTCCTTGGAGAACTGTTCCATATAGGGAGAACTGTTCAGTGGCCTGCCTGCAACATCAGACTTTGCAAATGTAATCGTACTTTTCTTCCCTTTGGGGATGTGCGCCCCTTCAAGCCTAATTTCAATCTCCTGAAGGGTATTTCTTAAGGACGACCAGGTAACTGGGAGGCAAGTCTTCACACCCAAAAAGCTAGAGACTGTACTCAGTAAAATACCTTGGCACAAAGCTCTATGTAGGCATCCCAATTTCTGTCTCCATTTAAGAGGCTCCCCGGGGGCTAGCCCTTAGTTAACTTATTAACCCTTGTGATTAACCAGCCTTGTTAACCCTTACTAAACACATGAACTGCCTGCTAATGTTAAACCTCATTCCTTCACAGCAATGTAAATTAGTAATGACAGCAACACAATGATACAACAACTTCACACTGCTCCAGAGCGGGTTATCtcgttgagtgtgtgtgtgtgtgtgtgtgtgtgtgtgtgtgtgcgcgcgcgcgcgcgcgcgctccaATGCATATGTAGTACTCCATTCCCTGCAGTCACTCTTTGAAAAAGAATTCTCACTTCAAGCATCGTGCCTGAGGAAAACGGGTATGCAGAGTCCACGGTCACAACCCTGGAGCTCTCAGCTATGCACGGGTGGCACCACTCCCCACTCCCAGAGGGACCGGCCCAATCCGGAGCTTTTACATCCTTGGGACTTTGGGGTACAAGGTCCCTCAACCTCCGCGACGCGCCTGTGCCTGTCAGCCCCAAGCACCCGGCTGTCGCTTTTCCCGGGCCTGCTAGACCTCGAGCTGCAGGCGTCGCGCGCGGGAGCCCAAGGGTGAGAACGCGGGATGCTCGCGGCGAGGCGAGGCCGGCTGCGGACTGCTGCCACAagccgtcgccgccgccgccgccgcagaaGGGATGTCGGGGTGAGGGAGGAGGGCGGCCCGCGGTTGGAGGTCAGGCAGAGCGGCCCCGGATACTCACTCAGCCAGGACTCCAGGCTCTCCCCTTCCGCCTCCGCCATATTGCAGCCGCCCAGTCCGGTCCTGCGGACTCAAACCTCGCGAGATTCTGCGCGAGCCGGTCCGGGGCGGGGCCTGCATGGGGGCCTGAGAGAGTTGAGAGCTGCCGCCGACAGGCGCGCCGGACTGTGTCGAATATCGGGCGGACGGGAGTATTCTCTTGCTTCTTCCTCGGAGGGAAACTCTGACGTAAAACCCACTCTTGAATAAACGGTGCAATTTCTCATCCGTATTCTGTCACTCACTCAGGCGCGCTGTGGACCGTCCTCTGGGGTCCTTTAGCGGGCCAAGATGGCTGCCCCCGCACTGCAGGCAGCGCGCCGGTGGTCGGGGCTGGCCTTGGGAGTGAGGCTTGCTGTGTGGAACCTTCCAGGGTGAGACGGCAACGGGCAGCTGGCACCGCCGCGCAGACCTTTACGGGAGGAcctggggaaaggaaaggagtcCGAGAGAGCACTGCTCGGCGGCCCGAGATGGTTGAGTCAAGTGTCAACGGGCCAGCGTGGGGTCAGCGGCTTGCCCCTTGCCTGACAGCCTGGGTTGATCCTAACCCGAGCCGAAAGTGCGGCCCTGCTAGAGACCTTAGACCTGGGGTTTCCTAGGCGGTAGAGGGAGAGCTTAGTCGTGTTTGCAGAGGAGGCAGTTTAAATGGCCGATTCCGGAGAGGGCTTCCCACCTCTTGGGACGAGAGTCAGAACTGCTGCCGGGAGGTTTAGCCTGCGGTCCCAGTGGTACTGCCCCTCGTCAGCGTGATGGCAGACGGGCTTATTGTTAAGTCAAGCTTGTTCATTTGTCGAGTCACAGATTCATTTGTGGACTTCTcatctgcttcctcctcttcccactcccagGATAATTCAGGTGAGGTGCAGCCGCTATGCCCCTGAATTCAGGGATCCCTTGATTGACAAGGAATACTACCGCAAACCTGTGGCGGAACTCACCGAAGAGGAGAAATATGACCAAGAGCTCAAGAAAACCCAGCTCATCAAAGCTGCTGCCGCAGCCGCGACCAGCTCGGTGTTTGCAGACCCTGTCATCAGGTGAGGTGGAAACGCGCTTCATGGGCTGGGATTACCCCAGGGAAGGTTTCTGCGCAAGGATCTGTAACGCAGCCTTGGAAAGCTAAACATGTTTTTCTCCTTGAAGCAAATTCACCAACATGATAATGAAAGGCGGCAACAAAGTACTGGCCAGATCCCTCATGGCCCAGGTAAGGCAGTGTCTAGAATcctctttgcttttctctctttcccctggGCTGCCTTTGTACTGTGTCTGGTTTCTTCACCTTAGCTTGAAAACTAGAGAACGGGTTTCTTTATCTGTCACTAAAATTTATTTCTGAGAGCTGGGAATGGTGGCGCCCACCTTAAATCCCATTACTGGAGAGGCCTTGGATTCCAGCACTGAAAAGGCAGAGACAAagcaaggcagacagatctctgtgagttcgaggcgagcctggtctacagagctaatgccaagactacacagagaaaccctgtctgggggggtgtggtggtggtgggggttctCACCTGTTCTTTGGGTCAGTCTAGCAAAGCAGCAGGTGCTTAAACTCTTTTTAGTTTCTTTGAAAGACAGTCTCATGGAGCAGTCTAGCCTGGACCGTGCTATATAcctgaggataactttgaactcttggtcttccggcctccacctcccaagtgcagtcGCTGGCATGCAACACCACTCCCAGCTGAACTGGCCAAATTCTTAGGGGCCTGAGcagcctcttccctctctttgcaGACTCTGGAAGCTGTGAAGAGGAAACAGTTTGAGAAGTACCGTGCTGCCTCTGCAGAGGAACAGGCCACCATTGAACGTAACCCCTACAGGATCTTCCACCAGGCACTGAAAAACTGTGAACCTGTGATTGGGCTGATGTCTATCCTCAAAGGAGGCCATTTCTACCAGGTGAGTGGGCAGCCCACATGTGAAACTGATCGGGGAATGAGGGTCCAGAGTTTGGGCCATGTATAATAACCCCTAGAGACTGGGCACTGTCAGGATCTACTCATCTGAGGCCCAGAGTGTAAAAACC from the Peromyscus eremicus chromosome 8a, PerEre_H2_v1, whole genome shotgun sequence genome contains:
- the Mrps7 gene encoding small ribosomal subunit protein uS7m; this translates as MAAPALQAARRWSGLALGVRLAVWNLPGIIQVRCSRYAPEFRDPLIDKEYYRKPVAELTEEEKYDQELKKTQLIKAAAAAATSSVFADPVISKFTNMIMKGGNKVLARSLMAQTLEAVKRKQFEKYRAASAEEQATIERNPYRIFHQALKNCEPVIGLMSILKGGHFYQVPVPLTDRRRRFLAMKWMITECRENKPRRTLLPEKLSEELLEAFHNRGPVVKRKHNMHKMAEANRALAHYRWW